In a single window of the Burkholderia contaminans genome:
- the asnB gene encoding asparagine synthase (glutamine-hydrolyzing) — MDHAVARSRSTWRDRLMCGLAGLIRHDGQAPAQVERVLAMRERQRHRGPDDRGLWHDQHAVLAHDRLALLDAEHGAQPMCSADHRYVLVYNGEIYNYAELRHELSARWLFRTNTDTEVVLAAYAVWGEACLRRFNGMFAFLVWDTHRQRAFAARDRLGVKPFVYLQQGAEFLFASEAKGLLPAMQAPRANIDAVLEYLVAPFFSGVAQPMFDGMAYLPPGHLLRLDRDGLQLSRWAPEIAENPAARADDIAHALRERLSAAVQRSLIADTPVGLFFSGGLDSTLIGGLARAAGATPPCFTIRFEDHHRYDYTRSLIVASDDQPFAEQAANELGLPREDVVPTRSALAQDMLQLATQNDALPAWEQELAQHYLARAASTRLKAVLVGDAADETHYGYHFLLDPHATRDPTHILQRLTADPYLRQGLLEQPLQHYGEVYRQLAIAAGHDWHTPASRLRATQWLVRHRWLQRLLHNGDIHGMAHGLEARVPFSDTEVLDLAATIPAELALRDGVEKAMLREASRGALPEAVRLRRKSALPKDQGNGESLRQHTREILATDADRIAGLLDVPRLQRRCADPSPLNEQERAVMFRACSLAHWSRVHGVSMP, encoded by the coding sequence ATGGACCACGCTGTTGCTCGCTCCCGTTCAACTTGGCGTGACCGTCTGATGTGCGGCTTGGCAGGGCTGATTCGCCATGACGGCCAAGCGCCGGCGCAGGTCGAGCGGGTGCTCGCCATGCGCGAGCGACAACGGCATCGTGGGCCAGATGACCGCGGCTTGTGGCATGACCAACACGCCGTGCTGGCTCACGACCGTTTGGCTTTACTCGACGCCGAGCATGGCGCGCAGCCGATGTGCAGCGCCGACCATCGTTACGTGCTGGTCTACAACGGCGAGATCTACAACTACGCTGAGCTTCGCCACGAACTGAGCGCGCGCTGGTTGTTCCGCACGAACACCGATACCGAGGTGGTGCTCGCCGCGTATGCGGTATGGGGCGAAGCGTGTCTTCGGCGCTTCAACGGCATGTTCGCGTTCCTGGTGTGGGACACCCATCGTCAACGAGCCTTTGCCGCGCGCGACCGGCTGGGCGTCAAGCCGTTCGTTTACCTGCAACAGGGGGCGGAATTCCTGTTTGCCTCCGAGGCCAAAGGACTGCTGCCTGCGATGCAAGCGCCGCGTGCGAATATCGACGCCGTGCTGGAATACCTGGTGGCGCCGTTCTTCAGCGGCGTGGCGCAACCGATGTTCGACGGCATGGCCTACCTGCCGCCCGGGCATCTGCTGCGCCTGGATCGCGATGGCTTGCAGCTGTCGCGCTGGGCGCCGGAGATTGCCGAAAACCCGGCCGCCAGGGCGGACGATATCGCCCACGCGCTGCGCGAGCGGCTGTCCGCAGCTGTCCAGCGTAGCTTGATCGCCGATACACCGGTCGGCCTGTTTTTCAGCGGTGGCCTCGACTCCACGCTGATAGGCGGCCTGGCGCGAGCGGCAGGTGCGACACCGCCCTGCTTCACCATTCGCTTCGAAGATCACCATCGCTACGACTACACGCGTTCACTGATCGTGGCTTCCGATGATCAACCTTTCGCCGAACAGGCCGCCAATGAATTGGGCCTGCCACGCGAAGACGTCGTACCCACGCGCTCCGCACTCGCCCAGGATATGCTGCAATTGGCCACGCAAAACGATGCACTGCCTGCGTGGGAACAGGAGCTGGCGCAACACTATTTGGCGCGCGCCGCCAGCACGCGCCTCAAGGCGGTATTGGTGGGCGATGCCGCCGATGAAACGCACTATGGTTATCACTTTCTGCTCGACCCGCACGCCACCCGCGATCCGACCCATATCCTGCAACGCTTGACCGCCGATCCCTATCTACGGCAGGGCTTGCTGGAGCAACCGTTGCAACACTACGGCGAGGTCTATCGCCAACTCGCGATCGCAGCCGGACACGATTGGCATACGCCCGCCTCACGTTTGCGCGCCACGCAATGGCTGGTGCGCCATCGTTGGTTGCAGCGGCTGTTGCATAACGGCGATATCCATGGCATGGCACATGGACTGGAAGCGCGCGTCCCCTTCAGCGATACCGAAGTTCTGGACCTGGCTGCCACCATTCCGGCCGAGCTGGCGCTACGTGATGGCGTGGAGAAAGCCATGTTGCGTGAAGCGTCGCGCGGTGCATTGCCGGAAGCCGTGCGCCTGCGCAGGAAGTCGGCCTTACCCAAGGATCAAGGCAACGGCGAGTCATTGCGCCAGCACACCCGCGAAATACTGGCTACGGACGCCGACCGCATCGCCGGCTTGCTCGACGTACCCCGACTGCAGCGCCGCTGCGCCGATCCATCCCCGCTGAATGAGCAAGAGCGCGCCGTCATGTTTCGGGCGTGCTCGTTGGCGCACTGGTCGCGGGTTCACGGCGTGAGCATGCCATGA
- a CDS encoding heavy metal sensor histidine kinase, with the protein MTRPRSLAATLALAIAGTTLAAFALVGVYVYASLERQVNTQDDLDIVLAARHTRRLAGELESLDAVRAHTERLTSQVLGNEALSMGVTDGQGDMLVRHNVTLAALDDARPAASVPLADAQLFAPNATPIPANDRITADQLVTWTAAGGTPMRGVVIEALLGDRTPIHIAIARNMRDRAALLDSYRDRLKLAGGLGALFALLLGYGLIRTALEPLREIVDNTGRITVDKLDTRLDASRAPRELRALVDAQNAMLGRLQQAFSHLSQFSADLAHDLRTPLNNMRGATEVALARPRSVDEYQTLLESNLEEYDRLARMIENVLFLARAEHPSFVTRQRAFDVRDELERIAEYFEGLADEAGSMLRVDGQGRLTADVELFRRAIGNLLANALRYTPAGGVITLAVDETPDAVRVVVANPGEPIDPALLPRIFDRFVRGDPARSGGAPGGTAGLGLAIVRSVMELHGGTAQVESDARGTRFVLTFNRPPAA; encoded by the coding sequence ATGACGCGGCCGCGCTCGCTTGCCGCGACGCTTGCGCTCGCCATCGCCGGGACCACGCTGGCCGCGTTCGCGCTCGTCGGCGTGTACGTGTACGCGAGCCTCGAGCGACAGGTCAATACGCAGGACGACCTCGACATCGTGCTCGCCGCGCGCCATACGCGCCGGCTCGCGGGCGAGCTCGAATCACTCGACGCGGTGCGCGCGCATACGGAGCGGCTCACGAGCCAGGTGCTCGGCAACGAGGCGCTGTCGATGGGCGTCACCGACGGGCAGGGCGACATGCTGGTGCGCCACAACGTCACGCTCGCCGCGCTCGACGACGCGCGGCCGGCCGCGTCGGTGCCGCTGGCCGACGCGCAGCTGTTTGCGCCGAATGCGACGCCGATACCCGCGAACGACCGGATCACGGCGGATCAACTCGTCACATGGACCGCGGCGGGCGGCACGCCGATGCGCGGCGTCGTGATCGAGGCCTTGCTTGGCGACCGCACGCCGATTCACATCGCGATCGCACGCAACATGCGCGACCGGGCCGCGCTGCTCGACAGTTATCGCGACCGGCTTAAGCTTGCCGGCGGCCTCGGCGCGTTGTTCGCGCTGCTGCTCGGCTATGGGCTGATCCGCACGGCACTCGAGCCGCTGCGCGAGATCGTCGACAACACCGGCCGGATCACGGTCGACAAGCTCGACACGCGCCTCGACGCGTCGCGCGCGCCGCGCGAGCTGCGGGCGCTCGTCGACGCGCAGAATGCGATGCTCGGCCGCCTGCAGCAGGCGTTCTCGCATCTGTCGCAATTCAGCGCGGATCTCGCGCACGATCTGCGTACGCCGCTGAACAACATGCGCGGCGCAACCGAAGTCGCGCTCGCCCGGCCGCGTTCGGTCGACGAGTACCAGACGCTGCTCGAATCGAATCTCGAGGAATACGACCGGCTCGCGCGGATGATCGAGAACGTGCTGTTCCTCGCGCGCGCCGAGCATCCGAGCTTCGTCACGCGGCAGCGCGCGTTCGACGTGCGCGACGAACTCGAACGCATCGCCGAGTATTTCGAGGGGCTCGCCGACGAAGCGGGCTCGATGCTGCGCGTCGACGGGCAAGGGCGGCTGACCGCCGACGTCGAGCTGTTTCGCCGCGCGATCGGCAACCTGCTCGCGAACGCGCTGCGGTATACACCGGCCGGCGGTGTCATCACGCTCGCCGTCGACGAAACACCGGATGCGGTGCGCGTCGTCGTCGCCAATCCCGGCGAGCCGATCGATCCCGCGCTGTTGCCGCGGATCTTCGACCGGTTCGTGCGCGGCGACCCGGCGCGCAGCGGCGGTGCGCCGGGCGGCACGGCCGGGCTCGGCCTCGCGATCGTGCGATCGGTGATGGAGCTGCACGGCGGCACCGCGCAGGTCGAAAGCGATGCGCGCGGCACGCGGTTCGTGCTCACGTTCAACCGGCCGCCGGCAGCGTGA
- a CDS encoding heavy metal response regulator transcription factor → MRILIVEDEPKTGAYLKKGLEESGFSVDLAKDGGEGLTLAQEERYDVIVLDVMLPVLDGWGVLKRLRDTHTTPVLFLTARDDVRDRVHGLELGADDYLVKPFAFVELLARIRTLARRGPPRETEHLAVGDLEIDVVRRRVKRGATRIDLTPREFSLLQLLARRQGEVLSRTQIASYVWDMNFDSDTNVVEVAIRRLRAKIDDAFPVKLIHTVRGVGYVLEPKDDA, encoded by the coding sequence ATGCGCATCCTGATAGTTGAAGACGAGCCGAAGACGGGCGCGTACCTGAAGAAGGGCCTCGAAGAATCGGGGTTCAGCGTCGATCTCGCGAAGGACGGCGGCGAAGGGCTGACGCTCGCGCAGGAAGAGCGCTACGACGTGATCGTGCTCGACGTGATGCTGCCGGTGCTCGACGGCTGGGGCGTGCTGAAGCGGCTGCGCGACACGCATACGACGCCGGTGCTGTTCCTGACCGCGCGCGACGACGTGCGGGACCGCGTGCACGGCCTCGAGCTCGGCGCCGACGATTACCTGGTGAAGCCGTTCGCGTTCGTCGAGCTGCTCGCCCGCATCCGCACGCTCGCGCGGCGCGGGCCGCCGCGCGAAACCGAGCATCTCGCGGTGGGCGACCTCGAAATCGACGTCGTGCGCCGCCGTGTGAAGCGCGGCGCCACGCGGATCGACCTGACGCCGCGGGAATTCTCGCTGCTGCAGCTGCTCGCACGCCGGCAGGGCGAGGTGCTGAGCCGCACGCAGATCGCGTCCTACGTGTGGGACATGAATTTCGACAGCGATACCAACGTCGTCGAAGTCGCGATCCGGCGCCTGCGCGCGAAGATCGACGACGCGTTCCCGGTGAAGCTGATCCACACGGTGCGCGGCGTCGGCTACGTGCTCGAACCCAAGGACGACGCATGA
- the rbsK gene encoding ribokinase, which yields METIAVIGSNMVDLVTYVARMPARGETLEAPNFELGCGGKGANQAVAAARLGARVVMVTKVGDDVFADNTIRNFEREGIDTTHVRKVAGVPSGVAPIFVEPDSSNSILIVKGANRHLTPDDIDAAAPQLAECALIVLQLEIELDTVYHAIAFGARHGIPVLLNPAPAVADLDFERIRTVEFFVPNETELAIVSGMPVDSRESATRAAEALVARGLKHVLVTLGSNGSLLVSRDGVRHVPGVPVDARDTTGAGDAYIGCFARCYAASRDALDAMRYASAYAAHSVTGLGTQKSYADTATFERFLRDAGF from the coding sequence ATGGAGACAATCGCCGTCATCGGCAGCAACATGGTCGACCTCGTGACCTATGTCGCACGCATGCCCGCCCGGGGCGAAACGCTCGAAGCGCCGAACTTCGAGCTCGGCTGCGGCGGCAAGGGGGCGAACCAGGCCGTCGCGGCCGCCCGCCTCGGCGCGCGCGTCGTGATGGTCACGAAGGTCGGCGACGACGTCTTCGCCGACAACACGATCCGCAACTTCGAGCGCGAAGGCATCGACACCACCCACGTGCGCAAGGTGGCCGGCGTGCCGAGCGGCGTCGCGCCGATCTTCGTCGAACCCGATTCGAGCAACAGCATCCTGATCGTCAAGGGCGCGAACCGCCACCTGACGCCGGACGACATCGACGCGGCCGCGCCGCAGCTCGCCGAATGCGCGCTGATCGTGCTGCAGCTCGAGATCGAGCTCGACACCGTCTATCACGCGATCGCATTCGGTGCGCGGCATGGCATTCCCGTGCTGCTGAACCCCGCGCCTGCGGTGGCCGATCTCGATTTCGAGCGGATCCGCACCGTCGAATTCTTCGTGCCGAACGAAACCGAGCTCGCGATCGTGTCGGGCATGCCGGTCGATTCGCGCGAGAGCGCCACCCGCGCCGCCGAAGCGCTGGTCGCGCGCGGGCTCAAGCACGTGCTCGTCACGCTCGGCAGCAACGGTTCGCTGCTGGTATCGCGCGACGGCGTGCGGCACGTGCCGGGCGTACCGGTCGACGCGCGCGACACGACGGGCGCCGGCGACGCGTACATCGGCTGCTTCGCGCGCTGCTATGCCGCGTCGCGCGACGCACTCGACGCGATGCGTTACGCGTCCGCGTATGCCGCGCATTCGGTCACGGGCCTCGGCACGCAGAAATCGTACGCCGACACCGCGACGTTCGAACGCTTCCTCCGCGACGCCGGCTTCTGA
- the fucP gene encoding L-fucose:H+ symporter permease, whose protein sequence is MGRARIEHTPDGYYLNRTPLFAFTLLCCLFALWGTAANLNDVLIAQFKKSFFLSDFESAFVQSAFYLGYFFLAIPAATVVKKFSYKTTILVGLLLYTTGCLLFFPAASMAKYGMFLIALFVIAAGLSFLETASNSYSTLMGPRDTSTRRLNISQTFYPFGAMAGVYMGSFLIFKEGDASHAQLAAMSAADAHVHQLAMIQATLEPYKWLIVVLAAVFIVFALTPYPACKGNGPSVATHRIDARGTLARLFGNRRFVAGVVAQFLYVGAQVGVWSFTIRLAMQIGGLTERGASRYLLATFFAFFVGKLIATLVMKRVGPAKVLIVYGILCIALLAYTISVHDITAVYAAVGVSVFLGPCWPTIYGLTIDGLGKDTEYGGSILVMSIVGGAVVPLIQGLISDHTGGNMQLAFVVPLACFVVIVYYGFYCLRHLPAATPDAAADGNAPARYTATRNTSGA, encoded by the coding sequence ATGGGCCGAGCCAGAATCGAACATACCCCCGACGGCTATTACCTGAACCGCACCCCACTCTTCGCGTTTACGCTGCTGTGCTGCCTGTTCGCGCTGTGGGGCACCGCCGCGAACCTGAACGACGTGCTGATCGCGCAATTCAAGAAGTCATTCTTCCTGTCCGATTTCGAATCGGCATTCGTGCAGTCCGCGTTCTATCTCGGCTACTTCTTCCTCGCGATTCCGGCCGCGACCGTCGTGAAGAAGTTCAGCTACAAGACAACGATCCTGGTCGGCCTGCTGCTCTACACGACCGGCTGCCTGCTTTTCTTCCCGGCCGCGTCGATGGCGAAGTACGGGATGTTCCTCATCGCGCTGTTCGTGATCGCGGCCGGCCTGTCGTTTCTCGAAACCGCATCGAATTCGTATTCGACGCTGATGGGCCCGCGCGACACCAGCACGCGGCGGCTGAACATCTCGCAGACGTTCTATCCGTTCGGCGCGATGGCCGGCGTGTACATGGGCAGCTTCCTGATCTTCAAGGAGGGCGATGCATCGCATGCGCAGCTCGCCGCGATGTCGGCGGCCGACGCGCACGTGCACCAGCTCGCGATGATCCAGGCCACGCTCGAGCCGTACAAGTGGCTGATCGTCGTGCTCGCCGCCGTGTTCATCGTGTTCGCGCTCACGCCCTACCCGGCCTGCAAGGGCAACGGCCCGAGCGTGGCCACGCACCGGATCGACGCGCGCGGCACGCTCGCGCGCCTGTTCGGCAACCGGCGCTTCGTCGCGGGCGTCGTCGCGCAGTTCCTGTATGTCGGTGCGCAGGTCGGCGTGTGGAGCTTCACGATCCGGCTCGCGATGCAGATCGGCGGCCTCACCGAGCGCGGCGCGTCGCGCTACCTGCTTGCCACGTTCTTCGCGTTCTTCGTCGGCAAGCTGATCGCCACGCTCGTGATGAAGCGCGTCGGCCCGGCCAAGGTGCTGATCGTCTACGGCATCCTGTGCATCGCGCTGCTCGCATACACGATCAGCGTGCACGACATCACGGCCGTCTACGCGGCCGTGGGCGTGAGCGTGTTCCTCGGCCCGTGCTGGCCGACGATCTACGGCCTCACGATCGACGGGCTCGGCAAGGACACCGAATATGGCGGCTCGATCCTCGTGATGAGCATCGTCGGCGGCGCGGTCGTGCCGCTGATCCAGGGGCTGATCTCCGATCACACGGGCGGCAACATGCAGCTCGCGTTCGTCGTGCCGCTCGCGTGCTTCGTCGTGATCGTCTACTACGGCTTCTACTGCCTGCGCCACCTGCCGGCCGCGACGCCCGACGCAGCCGCCGACGGCAACGCGCCTGCGCGCTACACCGCCACGCGCAACACGTCGGGGGCTTGA